From Pseudomonas putida, one genomic window encodes:
- a CDS encoding GlcG/HbpS family heme-binding protein produces the protein MNALNLKVAVSLVNAALAAGRKINAAPLTVVVLDAGGHVLALQREDGASLIRPGVATGKAWGAIALGKGSRLLALDAQQRPAFFAALNGVGERPVVPAPGGVLIRDQDGKVLGAVGISGDTSDIDEQCAISAIEEVGLTADAGVAA, from the coding sequence ATGAACGCTTTGAACCTGAAAGTCGCTGTCAGCCTGGTGAACGCGGCGCTGGCGGCGGGCCGCAAGATCAATGCTGCGCCGTTGACGGTGGTGGTGCTGGATGCCGGTGGGCATGTGCTGGCGCTGCAGCGCGAAGATGGCGCCAGCCTGATTCGCCCTGGGGTGGCCACGGGCAAGGCCTGGGGTGCGATTGCCTTGGGCAAGGGTTCGCGCTTGCTGGCGCTGGATGCGCAGCAGCGGCCGGCGTTTTTTGCCGCGTTGAATGGTGTGGGTGAGCGGCCGGTGGTGCCGGCGCCAGGTGGCGTGCTGATCCGTGATCAGGATGGCAAGGTGCTGGGTGCGGTAGGGATCAGCGGCGATACGTCGGATATCGACGAGCAGTGTGCGATCAGTGCGATCGAAGAGGTGGGGTTGACGGCGGATGCCGGGGTAGCGGCCTGA
- the gcl gene encoding glyoxylate carboligase, translating to MSKMRAIDAAVLVMRREGVDTAFGIPGAAINPLYSALKKVGGIDHVLARHVEGASHMAEGYTRANPGNIGVCIGTSGPAGTDMVTGLYSASADSIPILCITGQAPRARLHKEDFQAVDITSIVKPVTKWATTVLEPGQVPYAFQKAFYEMRTGRPGPVLIDLPFDVQMAEIEFDIDAYEPLAVNKPCATRVQAEKALALLNDAERPLLVAGGGIINADASDKLVEFAELTGVPVIPTLMGWGTIPDDHAQMVGMVGLQTSHRYGNATLLKSDLVFGIGNRWANRHTGTVDVYTEGRKFVHVDIEPTQIGRVFTPDLGIVSDAGLALDVFIEVAREWKAAGKLQCRRAWLEDCQQRKASLQRKTHFDNVPVKPQRVYEEMNQVFGKDTCYVSTIGLSQIAGAQFLHVYKPRHWINCGQAGPLGWTIPAALGVVKADPKRKVVALSGDYDFQFMIEELAVGAQFNLPYVHVLVNNAYLGLIRQAQRGFDMDYCVQLAFENINSTDAATYGVDHVAVVEGLGCKAIRVFEPGEIAPALLKAQKMAEEFRVPVVVEVILERVTNISMGTEINAVNEFEDLALVGNDAPTAISMLD from the coding sequence ATGAGCAAAATGAGAGCAATCGATGCAGCCGTTCTGGTCATGCGCCGTGAAGGTGTAGATACCGCGTTCGGCATCCCAGGGGCTGCCATCAACCCGTTGTACTCGGCCCTGAAAAAAGTCGGTGGCATCGATCACGTCCTCGCTCGTCACGTTGAAGGCGCCTCGCACATGGCCGAGGGCTACACCCGCGCCAACCCAGGCAACATCGGCGTGTGCATCGGCACCTCGGGCCCCGCCGGCACCGACATGGTCACCGGCCTGTACAGCGCGTCGGCCGACTCCATCCCGATTCTGTGCATCACCGGCCAGGCGCCACGTGCCCGCCTGCACAAGGAAGACTTCCAGGCAGTCGACATCACCAGCATCGTCAAGCCCGTCACCAAGTGGGCGACCACTGTGCTGGAGCCAGGCCAAGTGCCTTATGCCTTCCAGAAAGCCTTCTACGAAATGCGCACTGGCCGCCCAGGCCCGGTGCTGATCGATTTGCCGTTCGACGTGCAGATGGCCGAAATCGAATTCGACATCGACGCCTACGAACCGCTGGCCGTCAACAAGCCGTGCGCCACCCGCGTGCAGGCTGAAAAAGCCCTGGCCCTGCTCAACGACGCCGAGCGCCCACTGCTGGTGGCCGGTGGCGGCATCATCAACGCCGACGCCAGCGACAAGCTGGTAGAGTTCGCCGAACTGACCGGCGTGCCCGTGATCCCTACCCTGATGGGCTGGGGCACCATCCCGGACGACCACGCCCAGATGGTTGGCATGGTCGGCCTGCAGACCTCGCACCGCTACGGTAACGCCACCCTGCTCAAGTCCGACCTGGTGTTCGGCATCGGCAACCGTTGGGCCAACCGCCATACCGGTACCGTTGACGTCTATACCGAAGGCCGCAAGTTCGTCCACGTCGACATCGAGCCCACCCAGATCGGCCGCGTGTTCACCCCGGACCTGGGTATCGTCTCCGACGCAGGCCTGGCGCTGGACGTGTTCATCGAAGTAGCCCGCGAGTGGAAAGCCGCCGGTAAGCTGCAGTGCCGCAGGGCCTGGCTGGAAGACTGCCAGCAGCGTAAGGCGAGCCTGCAGCGCAAGACCCACTTCGACAACGTGCCGGTCAAGCCGCAGCGCGTTTACGAAGAGATGAACCAAGTGTTCGGCAAGGACACCTGCTACGTCAGCACCATTGGCCTGTCGCAGATTGCCGGCGCGCAGTTCCTGCACGTGTACAAGCCACGCCACTGGATCAACTGTGGCCAGGCCGGCCCGCTCGGCTGGACCATCCCGGCGGCACTGGGCGTGGTCAAAGCCGACCCGAAACGCAAGGTCGTGGCACTGTCGGGCGACTATGACTTCCAGTTCATGATCGAAGAGCTGGCCGTGGGCGCGCAGTTCAACCTGCCGTACGTACACGTGCTGGTGAACAACGCTTACCTGGGCCTGATCCGTCAGGCGCAGCGTGGCTTCGACATGGATTACTGTGTACAACTGGCGTTCGAGAACATCAACTCCACCGACGCCGCCACCTATGGTGTCGATCACGTCGCCGTGGTCGAAGGCTTGGGTTGCAAGGCCATCCGGGTATTCGAACCAGGTGAAATCGCCCCGGCCCTGCTCAAGGCTCAGAAGATGGCCGAAGAGTTCCGGGTACCGGTCGTGGTGGAAGTGATCCTCGAGCGCGTGACCAACATTTCCATGGGCACCGAGATCAACGCGGTCAACGAGTTCGAAGACCTGGCCCTGGTCGGCAACGACGCGCCAACCGCCATCTCGATGCTGGACTGA
- a CDS encoding outer membrane protein OmpK — MKRIASTLLLGSSLLATLPSHAGEWLLWHGESLTYLYGKDFKVNPDIQQTITFEHANKWKYGDTFLFVDKIFYNGKPDASKGVTTYYGEFSPRLSFGKIFDQKLAFGPIKDVLLAMTYERGEGDNEAYLIGPGFDLNIPGFNYFTLNFYLRNTEGGRPGDDVWQITPGWSYTIPVGRSDILIDGYMDWVPDNDQNRRGTYHANLHFNPQVKYDLGKALNLGAKQLYVGFEYSYWKDKYGIDSRGNLQSNQSVASALIKVHF, encoded by the coding sequence ATGAAGCGCATCGCATCAACCCTGTTGCTGGGCAGCAGCCTGCTGGCCACCCTCCCCTCGCATGCAGGCGAATGGCTGCTGTGGCACGGCGAAAGCCTGACCTATCTGTATGGCAAGGACTTCAAGGTCAACCCAGACATCCAGCAGACCATCACGTTCGAGCACGCCAACAAATGGAAGTACGGCGACACCTTCCTGTTCGTTGACAAGATCTTCTACAACGGCAAGCCCGATGCTAGCAAAGGCGTGACCACCTACTACGGTGAGTTCAGCCCGCGCCTGTCGTTCGGCAAGATCTTCGACCAGAAGCTCGCTTTCGGCCCGATCAAGGACGTGCTGTTGGCCATGACCTACGAGCGTGGTGAAGGTGACAACGAGGCCTACCTGATCGGCCCGGGCTTTGACCTGAACATTCCCGGCTTCAATTATTTCACCCTCAATTTCTACCTGCGCAACACCGAAGGCGGCCGCCCTGGCGACGACGTGTGGCAAATCACCCCCGGTTGGTCCTACACCATTCCTGTGGGCAGGTCGGACATTCTGATCGACGGCTACATGGACTGGGTGCCCGACAACGACCAGAACCGCCGCGGCACCTATCACGCCAACCTGCACTTCAACCCCCAGGTCAAATACGACCTGGGCAAGGCCCTCAACCTGGGCGCCAAACAGCTGTATGTGGGCTTTGAGTACAGCTACTGGAAGGACAAGTACGGCATCGACAGCCGCGGCAATCTTCAGAGCAACCAGAGTGTCGCCAGCGCGCTGATCAAGGTCCATTTCTGA
- a CDS encoding DUF808 domain-containing protein has product MAGSSLLVLIDDIATVLDDVSLMTKVAAKKTAGVLGDDLALNAQQVTGVRAEREIPVVWAVAKGSFVNKAILVPAALLISAFIPWAVTPLLMIGGAYLCFEGFEKLAHKFLHSKEEDAAEHSARSEAVADTNVDLVAFEKSKIKGAVRTDFILSAEIIAITLGTVADAPLTQQIIVLSGIAIVMTVGVYGLVGGIVKLDDLGLWMTQKASKTAQVVGNGILRAAPYMMKSLSVIGTAAMFLVGGGILVHGVAPLHHAIEAFSEGRGGALTGALLNGGVGIVAGAVVLAVVALASKLWRAVKPAT; this is encoded by the coding sequence ATGGCAGGAAGCAGTTTACTGGTACTGATCGACGACATTGCCACGGTACTCGACGACGTCTCGCTGATGACCAAGGTCGCGGCGAAGAAAACCGCAGGTGTGCTGGGCGACGACCTGGCACTCAACGCGCAGCAGGTCACGGGTGTGCGCGCCGAGCGCGAGATCCCGGTGGTGTGGGCGGTGGCCAAAGGCTCGTTCGTCAATAAGGCGATCCTGGTGCCGGCGGCGCTGCTGATCAGCGCGTTCATTCCATGGGCGGTGACTCCGCTGCTGATGATCGGCGGCGCATACCTCTGTTTCGAAGGCTTCGAAAAGCTGGCGCACAAGTTCTTGCACAGCAAGGAAGAGGATGCTGCCGAGCACAGTGCGCGTAGCGAGGCCGTTGCCGATACCAATGTCGACCTGGTGGCGTTCGAGAAGAGCAAGATCAAAGGGGCGGTGCGCACCGACTTCATTCTCTCGGCAGAAATCATCGCCATCACCTTGGGCACCGTGGCCGATGCGCCGTTGACTCAGCAGATCATCGTGCTGTCGGGTATTGCGATCGTCATGACCGTGGGTGTCTATGGGTTGGTGGGCGGTATCGTCAAGCTCGATGACCTGGGCTTGTGGATGACTCAAAAGGCCTCGAAAACGGCCCAGGTGGTGGGCAATGGCATTCTGCGGGCGGCGCCCTACATGATGAAGAGCCTGTCGGTGATCGGGACGGCGGCAATGTTCCTGGTCGGTGGCGGGATTCTGGTACACGGTGTTGCGCCATTGCATCATGCCATCGAGGCCTTCAGCGAAGGGCGGGGCGGGGCGCTTACTGGCGCGTTGCTCAATGGTGGTGTGGGGATTGTGGCGGGTGCCGTTGTGCTCGCTGTCGTGGCGCTGGCGAGCAAGTTGTGGCGGGCGGTGAAGCCTGCCACCTGA
- the hyi gene encoding hydroxypyruvate isomerase, protein MPRFAANLSMLFTEQDFLARFKAAADAGFSGVEYLFPYDFSAADIKQQLDAHGLTQVLFNLPAGDWGKGERGIACHPDRVEEFRAGVDKAIEYAKVLGNTQVNCLAGIRPQGLQCADVRKTFVDNLKFAADKLKAAGIRLVMEMINTRDIPGFYLNTTQQALEIQAEVGSDNLFLQYDIYHMQIMEGDLARTMQANLNLINHIQLADNPGRNEPGTGEINYRFLFEHLDRIGYQGWVGAEYKPLTTTEAGLGWLKTHNAL, encoded by the coding sequence ATGCCTCGCTTCGCTGCCAACCTGTCCATGCTGTTCACCGAACAGGACTTCCTGGCCCGCTTCAAGGCTGCCGCCGATGCTGGTTTCAGCGGCGTCGAATACCTCTTTCCCTACGACTTCAGCGCTGCCGACATCAAGCAGCAACTCGACGCCCACGGCCTGACCCAGGTGCTGTTCAACCTGCCGGCCGGTGATTGGGGCAAAGGTGAGCGCGGAATCGCCTGCCACCCCGACCGCGTGGAAGAATTCCGCGCGGGTGTCGACAAGGCCATCGAATACGCCAAGGTCCTGGGCAACACCCAGGTCAACTGCCTGGCCGGCATTCGCCCGCAAGGCCTGCAGTGCGCCGACGTACGCAAGACATTCGTCGACAACCTGAAATTCGCCGCCGACAAGCTCAAAGCCGCTGGCATTCGCCTGGTCATGGAAATGATCAACACCCGCGACATCCCGGGCTTCTACCTGAACACCACCCAGCAGGCCCTGGAAATCCAGGCCGAAGTGGGCAGCGACAACCTGTTCCTGCAGTACGACATCTACCACATGCAGATCATGGAAGGTGACCTGGCTCGCACCATGCAAGCGAACCTGAACCTGATCAACCACATCCAGCTGGCCGACAACCCGGGCCGCAACGAGCCGGGCACCGGCGAGATCAACTATCGCTTCCTGTTCGAGCACCTGGACCGCATCGGTTACCAAGGCTGGGTAGGCGCGGAGTACAAGCCGCTGACCACCACCGAAGCGGGCCTGGGCTGGCTGAAAACCCATAACGCACTCTAA
- the uraD gene encoding 2-oxo-4-hydroxy-4-carboxy-5-ureidoimidazoline decarboxylase: MTAFKTLKPSTLDRNTFVKVFADIYEHSPWVAEKAYDLGQLEELNEIEALHQRMSDVLLSANHADQLALINAHPDLAGKAAIQGELTESSTNEQAGAGIHQCTAEEFARFTELNDAYKAKFQFPFIMAVKGSNRHQILAAFEKRIHNDSDAEFKEALAQINLIALFRLLQL, from the coding sequence ATGACCGCCTTCAAGACCCTCAAGCCATCGACCCTGGACCGTAACACCTTCGTCAAGGTCTTCGCCGACATCTACGAGCATTCGCCGTGGGTCGCCGAAAAAGCCTACGACCTGGGCCAGCTGGAGGAACTGAACGAGATCGAAGCGCTGCACCAGCGCATGAGCGACGTCCTGCTCAGTGCCAACCACGCCGACCAATTGGCGCTGATCAATGCTCACCCGGACCTGGCCGGCAAGGCCGCCATCCAGGGCGAGCTGACCGAATCGAGCACCAACGAACAGGCCGGCGCCGGTATCCACCAGTGCACCGCCGAAGAGTTCGCCCGGTTCACCGAGCTGAACGATGCCTACAAGGCCAAGTTCCAGTTCCCGTTCATCATGGCCGTCAAGGGCAGCAACCGGCACCAGATCCTCGCCGCTTTCGAAAAACGCATCCACAACGACAGCGATGCCGAATTCAAGGAAGCCCTGGCGCAGATCAACCTGATCGCCCTGTTCCGTCTGCTGCAGCTGTAA
- a CDS encoding urate hydroxylase PuuD produces the protein MEAHLHEWLNLSIRWVHMITGVAWIGASFYFVWLENNLNRSNPRDGLSGDLWAIHGGGIYHLEKYKLAPPKMPENLHWFKWEAYFTWMSGIALLCVVFYWNPTLYLLAPGSTLSGAEGVAIGIGSLVAGWFIYDLLCDSPLGKRPALLGAVLFVLIIAACWGFSLVFSGRGAYLHTGAIIGTIMVGNVFRIIMPAQRQLVAAIESNTTPDPRLPAKGLLRSRHNNYFTLPVLFIMISNHFPSTYGSQYNWLILAGIAVAAVLIRHYFNTRHDSNKYAWTLPAGALAMICLAYVTGPKPMAVDPEQAAAKIEYQPLPATAVGGKTAAEQRAEDAAKAAEAPAAPAQAPAQATAQAGGGAFDKIHTVIQERCTVCHSSKPTSPLFSTAPGGVMFDTPQQIQAQAARIQAQAVASQIMPLGNITQMTVEERKLVGDWIAKGAQVN, from the coding sequence GTGGAAGCACACCTTCACGAATGGCTGAACCTGAGCATTCGCTGGGTTCACATGATCACCGGCGTGGCCTGGATCGGTGCATCGTTCTACTTCGTCTGGCTGGAAAACAACCTGAACCGGAGCAATCCGCGTGACGGGCTGTCGGGTGACCTTTGGGCCATCCACGGCGGTGGTATCTACCACCTTGAGAAGTACAAGCTGGCGCCGCCGAAAATGCCCGAGAACCTGCACTGGTTCAAATGGGAAGCCTACTTCACCTGGATGTCCGGTATCGCCCTGCTGTGCGTGGTGTTCTACTGGAACCCGACCTTGTACCTGCTGGCCCCTGGCAGCACCCTGAGCGGTGCCGAGGGTGTGGCCATCGGTATCGGTTCGCTGGTGGCCGGCTGGTTCATCTACGACCTGCTCTGCGATTCGCCACTGGGCAAACGCCCGGCACTGCTTGGCGCCGTGCTGTTCGTCCTGATCATCGCCGCCTGCTGGGGCTTCAGCCTGGTGTTCAGCGGCCGTGGCGCGTACCTGCACACGGGTGCGATCATCGGCACCATCATGGTCGGTAACGTGTTCCGCATCATCATGCCGGCCCAGCGCCAGCTGGTGGCTGCGATCGAGAGCAACACCACCCCCGACCCGCGCCTGCCGGCCAAAGGCCTGCTGCGTTCGCGTCACAACAACTACTTCACCCTGCCGGTGCTGTTCATCATGATCAGCAACCACTTCCCGAGCACCTACGGTAGCCAGTACAACTGGCTGATCCTGGCCGGCATTGCGGTAGCTGCGGTACTGATCCGCCACTACTTCAACACCCGCCACGACAGCAACAAGTACGCCTGGACCCTGCCGGCCGGTGCCCTGGCGATGATCTGCCTGGCTTACGTCACCGGCCCGAAACCGATGGCCGTTGACCCAGAGCAGGCCGCGGCGAAGATCGAGTACCAGCCGCTGCCCGCGACTGCAGTGGGTGGCAAGACCGCTGCCGAGCAGCGCGCCGAGGACGCTGCCAAGGCGGCCGAAGCCCCTGCCGCACCGGCTCAAGCCCCAGCCCAGGCGACTGCTCAGGCCGGCGGCGGCGCCTTCGACAAGATCCACACGGTCATCCAGGAACGCTGCACCGTGTGCCACTCGTCGAAACCCACCAGCCCGCTGTTCAGCACCGCCCCTGGTGGCGTGATGTTCGACACCCCGCAGCAGATCCAGGCTCAGGCCGCGCGCATTCAGGCGCAAGCGGTCGCCAGCCAGATCATGCCGCTGGGCAACATCACCCAGATGACCGTCGAAGAGCGCAAGCTCGTCGGTGACTGGATCGCCAAAGGCGCCCAGGTCAACTGA
- a CDS encoding nucleobase:cation symporter-2 family protein: MSESRKAYIPVAPPREPLPLFQLILVGLQHVLLMYGGAIAVPLIIGQAAGLSREEVAFLINADLLVAGVATIIQSFGIGPVGIRMPVMMGASFAAVGSMVAMAGMPGVGLQGIFGATIAAGFFGMLIAPFMSKVVRFFPPLVTGTVITSIGLSLFPVAVNWAGGGHEAQAFGSPIYLMVAGLVLAVILLINRFMRGFWVNVSVLVGMGLGYILAGSIGMVDLSGLSQAPWLQVVTPLHFGMPTFSLAPILSMCLVVVIIFVESTGMFLALGKVTDREVTPGMLRRGLLCDAGASFIAGFFNTFTHSSFAQNIGLVQMTGVRCRYVTVVAGALLILLSLLPKAAYLIASIPPAVLGGASIAMFGMVTATGIKILQEADIGDRRNQLLVAVSVGFGLIPVVRPEFFAQMPQWMEPITHSGIAMATVSALVLNVLFNILGGADRAAHNDACHQH; encoded by the coding sequence ATGTCCGAGTCACGCAAGGCGTACATTCCTGTGGCGCCACCGCGAGAACCTCTGCCCCTGTTCCAACTGATCCTGGTAGGCCTGCAACACGTTCTGCTGATGTACGGAGGCGCGATTGCCGTGCCTTTGATCATCGGCCAGGCAGCCGGATTGTCCCGTGAAGAAGTCGCTTTCCTGATCAACGCCGACCTGCTGGTCGCCGGCGTCGCCACCATCATCCAGTCGTTCGGTATCGGCCCGGTGGGGATCCGCATGCCAGTGATGATGGGGGCCAGTTTCGCTGCCGTCGGTAGCATGGTGGCCATGGCCGGCATGCCTGGCGTTGGCCTGCAGGGGATATTCGGTGCGACCATCGCCGCCGGGTTCTTCGGCATGCTCATCGCACCGTTCATGTCCAAGGTCGTACGCTTCTTCCCGCCGCTGGTCACAGGTACCGTGATCACCTCGATCGGGCTCTCGCTGTTCCCGGTCGCAGTCAACTGGGCCGGTGGCGGCCATGAGGCACAAGCCTTCGGCTCGCCGATCTACCTGATGGTCGCGGGCCTGGTGCTGGCCGTGATCCTGCTGATCAACCGCTTCATGCGCGGCTTCTGGGTCAACGTGTCGGTGCTGGTAGGCATGGGCCTGGGTTACATCCTGGCCGGCTCCATCGGCATGGTCGACCTGTCCGGCCTGAGCCAGGCACCGTGGCTGCAAGTGGTAACGCCACTGCACTTCGGCATGCCGACCTTCAGCCTGGCGCCGATCCTGTCGATGTGCCTTGTGGTGGTGATCATCTTCGTCGAGTCCACGGGCATGTTCCTCGCCCTGGGCAAGGTGACCGATCGTGAAGTCACGCCAGGGATGCTGCGCCGCGGCCTGCTGTGCGATGCCGGCGCGTCGTTCATCGCCGGCTTCTTCAACACCTTCACCCACTCCTCGTTCGCCCAGAACATCGGCCTGGTGCAGATGACCGGCGTACGCTGCCGCTATGTCACCGTGGTCGCCGGTGCGCTGCTGATCCTGCTCAGCCTGCTGCCCAAGGCGGCTTACCTGATCGCCTCGATCCCGCCTGCAGTACTGGGTGGTGCGTCCATTGCCATGTTCGGCATGGTCACCGCCACCGGGATCAAGATCCTTCAGGAGGCAGACATCGGCGACCGTCGCAATCAGCTGCTGGTTGCGGTCAGCGTCGGCTTCGGCCTGATCCCGGTGGTGCGTCCGGAGTTCTTCGCCCAGATGCCGCAGTGGATGGAACCGATCACCCACAGTGGTATCGCCATGGCCACGGTCAGCGCCTTGGTGCTGAACGTGCTGTTCAACATCCTCGGTGGTGCCGACCGCGCAGCGCACAACGACGCCTGTCACCAGCATTGA
- a CDS encoding outer membrane protein OmpK has product MRTINSLILAGGLLACGTTYADDLLQWQNNSLTYLWGKNFKVNPAIQQTVTFEHADGWKYGDNFIFVDKIFYNGKKDSGNGDNTYYGEISPRLSFGKIFDQKLAFGPVKDVLLAMTYEFGEGDTESYLIGPGFDLDVPGFDYFQLNFYQRTTDGSRAGDNVWQITPVWSYTIPVGSSDILIDGFMDWVVDNDENRRGTYQANLHFNPQVKYDLGKALHLGEKQLYVGFEYDYWKNKYGIKDSDGFTTDQNTASFLVKVHF; this is encoded by the coding sequence ATGCGTACCATCAATAGCCTGATTCTCGCGGGCGGCCTGCTGGCCTGCGGCACCACCTACGCCGATGACCTGCTGCAGTGGCAGAACAACAGCCTGACCTACCTGTGGGGCAAGAACTTCAAGGTCAACCCAGCGATCCAGCAAACCGTCACGTTCGAGCACGCCGATGGCTGGAAGTACGGCGACAACTTCATCTTCGTCGACAAGATCTTCTACAACGGCAAGAAGGACTCGGGTAACGGCGACAACACCTACTACGGTGAGATCAGCCCACGCCTGTCGTTCGGCAAGATCTTCGACCAGAAGCTGGCGTTCGGCCCGGTCAAGGACGTGCTGCTGGCAATGACCTACGAGTTCGGCGAGGGTGATACCGAGTCCTACCTGATCGGCCCTGGCTTCGACCTGGACGTCCCGGGCTTCGACTACTTCCAGCTGAACTTCTACCAGCGCACCACCGACGGCAGCCGTGCCGGTGACAATGTCTGGCAGATCACGCCGGTGTGGTCGTACACCATTCCTGTGGGCTCCTCCGACATCCTCATCGACGGTTTCATGGACTGGGTGGTCGACAACGACGAGAACCGCCGCGGCACCTACCAGGCCAACCTGCACTTCAACCCTCAGGTCAAATATGACCTGGGCAAGGCGTTGCACCTGGGTGAGAAGCAGTTGTACGTAGGCTTTGAGTACGACTACTGGAAGAACAAGTACGGGATCAAGGATTCCGACGGGTTCACCACCGACCAGAACACGGCAAGCTTCCTGGTCAAGGTCCACTTCTGA
- a CDS encoding TetR/AcrR family transcriptional regulator, whose translation MSTIRERNKELILRAASEEFADKGFAATKTSDIAAKAGLPKPNVYYYFKSKDNLYREVLESIIAPIMQASTPFNADGDPKEVLSAYIRSKIRISRDLPHASKVFASEIMHGAPHLSPNQVEQLNEQARHNIECIERWIERGQIAKVDAHHLMFSIWAATQTYADFDWQISVITGKAKLADSDYEAAAETIIRLVLKGCEPEAA comes from the coding sequence ATGAGCACCATTCGCGAGCGCAACAAGGAACTGATCCTGCGCGCGGCCAGCGAGGAATTCGCCGACAAGGGCTTCGCTGCCACCAAGACCAGCGATATCGCGGCCAAGGCCGGCCTGCCCAAGCCGAACGTGTATTACTACTTCAAGTCCAAGGACAACCTCTACCGCGAGGTCCTGGAGAGCATCATCGCGCCGATCATGCAGGCCTCCACGCCGTTCAATGCCGACGGCGACCCCAAAGAAGTGCTCAGTGCCTACATCCGCTCGAAGATTCGCATTTCGCGCGACCTGCCCCATGCTTCGAAGGTGTTCGCCAGCGAGATCATGCACGGTGCACCGCACCTCTCGCCCAACCAGGTGGAACAGCTCAACGAGCAGGCCCGCCACAACATCGAGTGCATCGAGCGCTGGATCGAGCGCGGGCAGATTGCCAAGGTCGACGCGCACCACCTGATGTTCAGCATCTGGGCAGCGACTCAGACCTATGCCGATTTCGATTGGCAGATTTCAGTGATCACCGGCAAGGCCAAGTTGGCTGACAGTGATTACGAAGCAGCAGCCGAGACCATCATCCGGCTGGTGCTCAAAGGCTGCGAGCCCGAGGCAGCCTGA
- a CDS encoding ureidoglycolate lyase gives MRTLMIEPLTKEAFAPFGDVIETDGSDHFMINNGSTMRFHKLATVETAEPEDKAIISIFRADALDMPLTVRMLERHPLGSQAFIPLLGNPFLIVVAPVGDAPVSGLVRAFRSNGRQGVNYHRGVWHHPVLTIEKRDDFLVVDRSGSGNNCDEHYFTEEQMLILNPHQ, from the coding sequence ATGCGCACCCTGATGATCGAGCCCCTGACCAAAGAAGCCTTCGCCCCCTTCGGTGACGTGATCGAAACCGATGGCAGTGACCACTTCATGATCAACAACGGCTCGACCATGCGCTTCCACAAGCTCGCCACGGTCGAGACCGCCGAGCCTGAAGACAAAGCGATCATCAGCATCTTCCGCGCCGACGCGCTGGACATGCCGCTGACCGTGCGCATGCTGGAACGCCATCCGCTGGGCAGCCAGGCTTTCATCCCGCTGCTCGGCAACCCCTTTCTGATCGTGGTCGCGCCCGTTGGCGATGCACCTGTATCAGGCTTGGTCCGTGCCTTCCGTAGTAATGGCAGGCAGGGCGTCAATTACCATCGCGGCGTTTGGCACCACCCGGTGCTTACGATCGAAAAGCGGGATGATTTCCTGGTGGTTGATCGCAGTGGTTCCGGCAACAACTGCGATGAGCATTACTTCACCGAGGAACAGATGCTGATCCTCAATCCCCACCAATAA